In Helianthus annuus cultivar XRQ/B chromosome 3, HanXRQr2.0-SUNRISE, whole genome shotgun sequence, a single window of DNA contains:
- the LOC110871730 gene encoding pentatricopeptide repeat-containing protein At2g03380, mitochondrial: MPDPDMFSYKVMIRWYYISDLHFETIGFYKCLRKCLNEHDNVVFSIVVKACTELRDVNEGRKVHCDIVKAGSADGFVLTSLVDMYAKCGDVECSRRVFENIVDRDVVSWTSMIVAYVQNGCAEEALVLFNRMRSGLIEGNQHTLGSVVSACSKLRSLHQGKWVHGYAIKNGVDFNSHFVSSLVDMYMKCGAVLDAQSAFDESSNIDLVSWTAMIVGYSQNGYPNQAIGLFTNKYLHILPNSVAIASVISACAQLGHSQLGRAIHCHEVKLGLEDGNVINALVDMYAKCQMIKDARYLFDSLTNKDLITWNSVINGYAQIGCIYEVTRLFHQMRLEGFRPDEITLVTLLSCFASFGDLQIGSSLHAYCIKESLTCDNVYINTSLVHFYAKCGELTTARRVFDFMGEKNVISWNVLINAYGMQGDCNGTFDVFNDMVKESVHPTDATFTAILSACSHTGNLEAWKFFDLMCKDFDFTPKMNHYACLVDLLARSGRLEEAFSLVKNMRVQPDVSVFGSFLHGCSMHSRWKMESSLSNKGVDEAERFE; this comes from the exons ATGCCTGACCCAGATATGTTTTCATATAAAGTGATGATTAGATGGTATTACATAAGTGatctacactttgaaactattgGGTTCTACAAGTGTTTGAGGAAATGCCTCAATGAACACGACAATGTTGTGTTTTCGATTGTTGTTAAGGCGTGTACAGAGCTGCGAGATGTTAATGAAGGTAGGAAGGTGCATTGTGATATTGTGAAAGCTGGAAGTGCTGACGGTTTTGTTTTGACTAGTCTTGTTGACATGTATGCTAAATGTGGTGACGTTGAATGTTCACGAAGAGTTTTTGAGAACATTGTTGATAGGGATGTTGTTTCTTGGACTTCTATGATCGTTGCTTATGTGCAAAATGGGTGTGCGGAGGAAGCGTTGGTGTTGTTTAATAGGATGAGAAGTGGGTTGATCGAAGGAAATCAGCATACGCTTGGGAGCGTTGTTTCCGCGTGTTCAAAGTTGAGATCTTTACATCAAGGAAAATGGGTTCATGGATATGCGATCAAGAACGGGGTTGATTTCAATTCACATTTCGTAAGTTCTCTTGTGGATATGTACATGAAGTGCGGGGCGGTTCTTGATGCTCAATCCGCTTTCGATGAGTCTTCTAATATCGATCTTGTTAGTTGGACAGCAATGATTGTTGGGTACAGTCAAAACGGATATCCAAATCAAGCAATTGGGTTATTTACAAACAAGTATTTACACATCTTGCCCAATTCAGTTGCTATCGCGAGCGTTATATCCGCATGTGCACAATTGGGTCATTCACAGTTAGGTAGAGCGATACATTGTCACGAGGTTAAACTCGGGTTAGAAGATGGTAATGTGATAAACGCTCTTGTTGATATGTACGCAAAATGTCAAATGATTAAGGATGCTCGTTACCTGTTCGACAGTTTAACGAACAAAGATTTGATTACATGGAACTCAGTTATCAACGGGTATGCTCAAATCGGCTGTATTTATGAAGTTACAAGATTATTTCATCAAATGAGGTTAGAAGGTTTTCGGCCGGATGAAATTACGTTAGTGACCCTCCTTTCATGTTTTGCTTCGTTCGGTGATCTTCAAATCGGTTCTTCTCTTCACGCTTATTGCATTAAAGAATCACTAACATGTGATAATGTATATATCAACACATCACTTGTGCATTTTTACGCTAAATGTGGTGAATTAACGACTGCTCGTCGTGTATTTGATTTTATGGGCGAAAAGAATGTAATTTCATGGAACGTGTTGATTAACGCGTATGGAATGCAAGGGGATTGTAATGGAACATTTGACGTTTTTAATGATATGGTAAAGGAAAGCGTACATCCTACTGATGCTACATTTACAGCAATTCTATCTGCGTGTAGTCACACAGGAAATCTCGAAGCATGGAAGTTCTTTGACTTGATGTGCAAAGACTTTGACTTTACTCCAAAAATGAATCACTACGCGTGTTTGGTTGACTTGTTGGCGCGTTCTGGTCGGCTTGAAGAAGCATTCAGTCTCGTTAAAAACATGCGGGTTCAGCCTGATGTGAGCGTGTTTGGATCATTTCTCCACGGGTGCAGTATGCACTCGAG ATGGAAGATGGAGTCAAGTCTCTCAAATAAGGGAGTTGATGAAGCTGAAAGATTTGAGTAA